A window from Sporichthya brevicatena encodes these proteins:
- a CDS encoding DUF3556 domain-containing protein — translation MGFKEPDFPPVDPETFLQKPLMERTKTLALHWCEYGFGTPKMVHTIYIFKLLFFYIGIGVTLAVLTSDIGMKPWEVDQWWDQPIVFQKLVMWTMLLEAIGVAGSWGPLSGTFKPMTAGIRFWAKVGTLRVRPWKRVPFTAGDSRTIVDVVLYLAFLASLLVAICSPEDGGLVNEALLIPPLVLIGLIGLRDTVVFLAARTEQYAPWIFFFALFDFVDMIVAVKIAICIIWIGAGISKFGHHFGCVVAPMMSNSPALPSKKIKRMMYRDFPTDIRPGKISNFLAHGGGTAVELALPLILLFSTNRELTIATVVGMVIFHLFIVSAFPLAVPLEWNIMFAYATVFLFAGYPAQDGFGVGDINGGLLLLVLVMGLTFPILGNLRPDLVSFLPSMRQYAGNWASAQWAFKSREVEAKLNKLTPRPHLNQIDQLTQGMGYPDAIAEITMQQTIGWRTMHSQARGLYSLFMHHVPDLDTWTVREAEFACNSIVGFNFGDGHFHDERLLTAIQKRVQFEPGEFIVVWVESQPIHKPTQTYKVIDVGLLDTPEGGILERGWWSVPEAVNEQPWLPNGPITLNVTWTKEGYVRPGNYRVPDSIRNGVPKSTGQPAEQPA, via the coding sequence ATGGGATTCAAGGAACCTGATTTCCCGCCGGTCGACCCAGAGACCTTCCTGCAGAAGCCGCTCATGGAGCGGACGAAGACGCTGGCTCTGCACTGGTGCGAGTACGGCTTCGGGACGCCGAAGATGGTGCACACCATCTACATCTTCAAGCTGCTGTTCTTCTACATCGGCATCGGCGTCACCCTGGCCGTCCTGACCTCGGACATCGGGATGAAGCCCTGGGAGGTCGACCAGTGGTGGGACCAGCCGATCGTCTTCCAGAAGCTCGTCATGTGGACGATGCTGCTGGAGGCCATCGGGGTCGCCGGGTCGTGGGGTCCGCTCTCGGGCACCTTCAAGCCGATGACGGCGGGCATCCGGTTCTGGGCGAAGGTCGGCACCCTGCGGGTACGCCCGTGGAAGCGCGTCCCCTTCACCGCGGGTGACTCCCGGACGATCGTCGACGTCGTCCTCTACCTGGCCTTCCTCGCGAGCCTGCTGGTCGCGATCTGCTCGCCCGAGGACGGCGGGCTGGTCAACGAGGCGCTGCTGATCCCGCCGCTGGTCCTGATCGGCCTGATCGGTCTGCGGGACACGGTGGTGTTCCTCGCCGCGCGCACCGAGCAGTACGCGCCCTGGATCTTCTTCTTCGCGCTGTTCGACTTCGTCGACATGATCGTCGCGGTCAAGATCGCGATCTGCATCATCTGGATCGGTGCCGGCATCTCCAAGTTCGGTCACCACTTCGGCTGTGTCGTCGCGCCGATGATGTCCAACTCGCCGGCGCTGCCGTCGAAGAAGATCAAGCGGATGATGTACCGGGACTTCCCGACGGACATCCGCCCGGGCAAGATCTCGAACTTCCTGGCGCACGGTGGTGGCACGGCCGTGGAGCTCGCGCTCCCGCTGATCCTGCTGTTCTCGACCAACCGTGAGCTCACCATCGCGACGGTCGTCGGCATGGTGATCTTTCACCTGTTCATCGTCTCCGCGTTCCCGCTCGCGGTTCCGCTGGAGTGGAACATCATGTTCGCCTACGCCACGGTGTTCCTCTTCGCCGGTTACCCGGCGCAGGACGGCTTCGGTGTCGGCGACATCAACGGTGGCCTGTTGCTCCTGGTCCTCGTCATGGGCCTGACGTTCCCGATCCTCGGCAACCTCCGCCCCGACCTGGTCTCGTTCCTGCCCTCGATGCGGCAGTACGCGGGCAACTGGGCCTCGGCGCAGTGGGCGTTCAAGTCCCGTGAGGTCGAGGCCAAGCTGAACAAGCTCACGCCCCGCCCGCACCTCAACCAGATCGACCAGTTGACCCAGGGCATGGGCTACCCGGACGCGATCGCCGAGATCACCATGCAGCAGACGATCGGCTGGCGGACGATGCACAGCCAGGCCCGTGGCCTGTACTCGCTGTTCATGCACCACGTGCCCGACCTCGACACCTGGACGGTCCGCGAGGCCGAGTTCGCGTGCAACTCGATCGTCGGCTTCAACTTCGGTGACGGCCACTTCCACGACGAGCGTCTGCTGACCGCGATCCAGAAGCGGGTCCAGTTCGAGCCGGGCGAGTTCATCGTGGTCTGGGTCGAGTCGCAGCCGATCCACAAGCCGACGCAGACCTACAAGGTCATCGACGTCGGTCTGCTCGACACCCCCGAGGGTGGAATTCTCGAGCGCGGCTGGTGGAGCGTTCCGGAGGCCGTCAACGAGCAGCCGTGGCTGCCCAACGGCCCGATCACGCTCAACGTCACCTGGACGAAGGAAGGCTACGTCCGCCCGGGCAACTACCGGGTCCCGGACTCGATCCGCAACGGCGTCCCGAAGTCCACGGGTCAGCCGGCCGAGCAGCCTGCTTGA
- a CDS encoding NAD(P)/FAD-dependent oxidoreductase, giving the protein MSTAVVVGAGPNGLAAAAVLAQAGVDVTVLEATAEIGGGTRTSEAIVPGLLVDHCSAVHPIAVGSTVLHELELEKRGLSWRWPEIDCAHPLDDGRAALLHRSVTETAAGLGADGKRWRTLFERTSEGYDALAEDILQPLIRFPSHPIRLARFGIPTALPAAVLARGFSTDEARALWGGVAAHAIRPLNRPFTSAIGLGILTAGHKYGWAVAAGGSRAITDALASVVTDHGGRIEVNVHVRAAADLPPADVVLFDVAPGALADILGDRLPGGVARAYRRFQHGPGAFKVDFAVEGGVPWKHEAIGRAGTVHLGGTFAEIAANEKTVHAGRMPERPFVLVAQQHVADPSRCAGSVTPLWTYAHVPHGWTGDATEAITAQIERFAPGFRDRIVGTAVRTPTEFARYNPNFVGGDIVTGAKSTPQLLLGPRLTPHPYDTGVPGMYLCSAATPPGPGAHGMCGALAAQRALRYLGQG; this is encoded by the coding sequence TTGAGTACCGCCGTCGTGGTGGGGGCTGGCCCGAACGGGCTCGCCGCCGCCGCGGTCCTGGCTCAGGCCGGGGTCGACGTGACAGTGCTGGAGGCCACCGCCGAGATCGGCGGTGGCACCCGCACGTCCGAGGCCATCGTGCCCGGCCTGCTCGTCGACCACTGCTCGGCCGTCCACCCGATCGCGGTGGGATCGACGGTTCTGCACGAGTTGGAACTGGAGAAGCGCGGCCTGAGTTGGCGGTGGCCGGAGATCGACTGCGCCCACCCGCTCGACGACGGCCGCGCGGCGCTGCTGCACCGTTCGGTGACCGAGACCGCCGCCGGTCTCGGCGCGGACGGCAAGCGCTGGCGCACGCTGTTCGAGCGGACGTCGGAGGGCTACGACGCCCTCGCCGAGGACATCCTGCAACCGCTGATCCGGTTCCCCTCCCATCCGATCCGGCTCGCGCGGTTCGGGATCCCGACGGCCCTCCCCGCCGCGGTGCTGGCGCGGGGGTTCTCGACCGACGAGGCGCGGGCGCTGTGGGGCGGGGTCGCCGCGCACGCCATCCGCCCGCTGAACCGGCCGTTCACCTCGGCGATCGGTCTGGGAATCCTGACGGCGGGTCACAAGTACGGCTGGGCGGTCGCCGCCGGTGGCTCGCGGGCGATCACCGATGCGCTCGCGAGCGTCGTGACCGACCACGGGGGGCGCATCGAGGTGAACGTCCACGTCCGGGCCGCGGCCGACCTGCCGCCCGCCGACGTGGTCCTGTTCGACGTCGCGCCCGGCGCCCTCGCCGACATCCTGGGCGACCGCCTCCCCGGCGGGGTGGCCCGTGCCTACCGGCGCTTTCAACACGGACCGGGGGCGTTCAAGGTGGACTTCGCCGTCGAGGGCGGGGTCCCGTGGAAGCACGAGGCGATCGGCCGCGCCGGCACCGTCCACCTCGGCGGGACGTTCGCCGAGATCGCGGCCAACGAGAAGACCGTCCACGCCGGGCGGATGCCCGAGCGGCCGTTCGTCCTCGTCGCGCAGCAGCACGTCGCCGACCCGAGTCGATGCGCCGGCAGCGTGACGCCGTTGTGGACCTACGCTCACGTGCCCCACGGCTGGACCGGCGACGCCACCGAGGCGATCACCGCACAGATCGAGCGCTTCGCCCCGGGATTTCGGGACCGCATCGTCGGCACCGCGGTGCGTACCCCCACCGAGTTCGCCCGGTACAACCCGAACTTCGTCGGCGGCGACATCGTCACCGGCGCGAAGAGCACGCCCCAGTTGCTTCTCGGCCCGCGGCTGACCCCGCACCCGTACGACACCGGCGTCCCCGGCATGTACCTGTGCTCGGCCGCCACCCCACCCGGCCCCGGTGCCCACGGCATGTGCGGGGCCCTGGCCGCCCAGCGGGCGTTGAGGTATCTCGGGCAGGGTTGA
- a CDS encoding DUF7064 domain-containing protein — protein MSGTGSANTSYFMNAQTADRFGQAQPHDEGMHRAAREENDHPALVETVFAGFNVPEADIHCLNYIWLHPNLRLMSGGAWCWRGFVGSQLEADLFDMRDFVPDTAITDDGGDLTDVTLPNGYRYQVVEPLQSIRMTYDDPARGNGFDVTQTAIMPPAMLPSNRHFDQVMRSTGTLRLRGEEFEVNSYAVRDRSWGEARTEDPAGASAIHWLVAVFGDDYAVHVTGLQDPTTAHWRDDFPEDPARAAAMNRGWVWRDGQLLTVTEARIETEWDTAHRRQAAHRVVAVDETGAEHVLHGQLRAAAPWHTWSNVHMSIGLARWESAGRTGYGDSQVAMWTDFVRAALRRG, from the coding sequence ATGAGCGGAACGGGTTCGGCCAACACCTCGTACTTCATGAACGCCCAGACCGCGGACCGGTTCGGGCAGGCCCAGCCGCACGACGAGGGGATGCACCGGGCGGCGCGGGAGGAGAACGACCACCCCGCGCTGGTGGAGACCGTGTTCGCGGGCTTCAACGTGCCCGAGGCCGACATCCACTGCCTGAACTACATCTGGCTGCATCCGAACCTGCGGCTGATGAGCGGTGGCGCCTGGTGCTGGCGCGGGTTCGTCGGCTCGCAGCTCGAGGCCGACCTGTTCGACATGCGCGACTTCGTGCCCGACACCGCGATCACCGACGACGGCGGCGACCTCACCGATGTCACGCTGCCGAACGGCTACCGCTACCAGGTGGTCGAGCCCCTGCAGTCGATCCGGATGACCTACGACGACCCGGCTCGCGGGAACGGCTTCGACGTCACGCAGACGGCGATCATGCCGCCCGCGATGCTGCCGTCGAACCGGCACTTCGACCAGGTGATGCGCTCGACCGGGACGCTGCGCCTGCGGGGCGAGGAGTTCGAGGTGAACTCCTACGCCGTCCGTGACCGCTCGTGGGGTGAGGCGCGCACCGAGGACCCGGCGGGAGCGTCGGCGATCCACTGGCTGGTGGCCGTGTTCGGGGACGACTATGCCGTGCACGTGACGGGCCTTCAGGACCCGACGACGGCGCACTGGCGGGACGACTTCCCCGAGGACCCGGCCCGCGCGGCCGCGATGAACCGGGGTTGGGTCTGGCGGGACGGGCAGCTGCTCACCGTCACCGAGGCGCGGATCGAGACCGAGTGGGACACCGCCCACCGGCGGCAGGCCGCGCACCGCGTCGTGGCGGTCGACGAGACCGGCGCCGAGCACGTCCTGCACGGACAGCTCCGGGCGGCGGCACCGTGGCACACCTGGTCCAACGTGCACATGAGCATCGGCCTCGCCCGTTGGGAGAGCGCCGGCCGGACCGGGTACGGCGACAGCCAGGTCGCGATGTGGACCGACTTCGTCCGCGCCGCCTTGCGGCGGGGCTGA
- a CDS encoding helix-turn-helix domain-containing protein — translation MPTPAARRSSVEVRRELLRAAETVFAEKGYAAATSRDLARAAGVSESVLYRHFGSKSGLFAEAVVAPFADVLEAFPGMIARTVSQPFEVEQLMRLFLSELLAQLGSHRRTLRMFLAVEDQLDEETRALFYDRFNTVITKLAEIVEPQSRRFDRPVNPLGTDGNVRATFGLVLSFVLLDDWLLPPDRPTTDELLDHLGAVLLYGV, via the coding sequence ATGCCCACGCCCGCCGCGCGCCGTTCGTCCGTGGAGGTGCGGCGGGAGCTGCTGCGGGCGGCCGAGACGGTGTTCGCCGAGAAGGGCTACGCGGCCGCGACCAGCCGCGATCTCGCGCGGGCGGCCGGGGTGAGCGAGTCGGTGCTGTACCGGCATTTCGGGTCGAAGTCCGGGCTGTTCGCCGAGGCGGTCGTCGCGCCGTTCGCGGACGTTCTGGAGGCGTTCCCGGGCATGATCGCCCGCACCGTCTCCCAGCCGTTCGAGGTCGAGCAGCTCATGCGGCTGTTCCTCTCCGAACTCCTGGCCCAGCTCGGCTCCCACCGCCGGACGCTGCGCATGTTCCTCGCCGTCGAGGACCAGCTCGACGAGGAGACCCGCGCGCTGTTCTACGACCGGTTCAACACCGTCATCACGAAGCTGGCGGAGATCGTCGAGCCGCAGTCGCGCCGGTTCGACCGACCCGTGAACCCGCTCGGCACCGACGGCAACGTGCGCGCCACCTTCGGGCTGGTGCTCTCGTTCGTCCTCCTCGACGACTGGCTGCTCCCACCGGACCGGCCGACCACCGACGAACTTCTCGACCACCTCGGCGCGGTGCTGCTGTACGGCGTGTGA
- a CDS encoding ABC transporter substrate-binding protein yields the protein MPRATRSIRRIGAALVAVGLLTGCGTRIAEDRIERASGLGGQAVAAAPSAGSVSEAAVSAPTADLAAPGGTTPVTVDQNGTGSAPARSVDRASTAPVRSGAEPGRPAAPGGCTKPLAPVVLGQTAPASGIIGAATANVRSGLVLWARDVNARGGLACHPVQLHQMDDAADPVRVTSNLTTLVKDKGAVAIVAAYVPTTFSAARQFAERTRIPFIGGDLIEPGWFASPYLFPQGGTPFAAYAGAIKEAAAATGGSKVGLLYCVEAGACGQINENFEPMVKAAGLEFTLRKVTSITAPDYTAECQAMKSAGVEVLFMAMEGASDSRAARSCRALGYEPAVAVGAISVSEAVSSDPNLRAMGLYLGTGNAPFTASDSAGVRAFRAAYDTYAPGSSIDQNTIYGWAAGKLLEAAIAKVSTKAGAGEITTALILDGLGQIADEKLDGLAPGITFVRGAPPKLSDCYYSLTITDRGYGSPRGSKVTCLRGLPKGF from the coding sequence ATGCCGCGCGCGACCCGTTCGATCCGCCGGATCGGTGCCGCACTCGTCGCGGTCGGCCTGCTGACGGGGTGCGGGACGCGCATCGCCGAGGACCGGATCGAGCGGGCGTCCGGCCTGGGCGGGCAAGCGGTCGCGGCCGCGCCGAGTGCCGGCTCGGTGTCGGAAGCGGCCGTGTCCGCGCCGACCGCGGACCTTGCGGCGCCGGGAGGCACGACTCCGGTGACGGTGGATCAGAACGGGACGGGGTCCGCTCCGGCCCGGTCCGTCGACCGCGCCTCGACAGCTCCGGTCAGGAGCGGAGCGGAGCCCGGTCGTCCGGCCGCGCCGGGCGGCTGCACCAAGCCGCTGGCGCCGGTGGTCCTCGGGCAGACCGCGCCCGCGAGCGGCATCATCGGTGCCGCGACCGCGAACGTCCGGTCCGGCCTGGTGCTGTGGGCCCGGGACGTGAACGCCCGCGGCGGACTCGCGTGCCACCCGGTGCAGCTGCACCAGATGGACGACGCCGCCGACCCCGTTCGCGTCACGAGCAACCTCACGACCCTGGTGAAGGACAAGGGTGCGGTCGCCATCGTGGCGGCGTACGTCCCGACGACGTTCTCGGCCGCCCGTCAGTTCGCGGAGCGGACCCGGATTCCTTTCATCGGCGGGGATCTGATCGAGCCGGGCTGGTTCGCGAGCCCCTACCTGTTCCCGCAGGGCGGGACGCCGTTCGCGGCGTACGCCGGAGCGATCAAGGAGGCGGCCGCGGCGACGGGTGGGTCGAAGGTCGGGCTGCTCTACTGCGTCGAAGCCGGCGCATGCGGCCAGATCAACGAGAACTTCGAGCCGATGGTGAAGGCCGCCGGGCTGGAGTTCACCCTGCGGAAGGTCACCTCGATCACGGCGCCCGACTACACCGCCGAGTGCCAGGCGATGAAGAGTGCGGGCGTCGAGGTGCTGTTTATGGCCATGGAGGGCGCGTCCGACAGCCGCGCCGCCCGGTCGTGCCGCGCCCTGGGTTACGAGCCGGCTGTCGCCGTCGGGGCCATCTCGGTGAGCGAGGCCGTGTCGAGCGACCCGAACCTGCGCGCGATGGGGCTCTACCTCGGCACCGGCAACGCGCCGTTCACCGCCAGCGACTCCGCCGGGGTCCGCGCGTTCCGCGCCGCCTACGACACCTACGCGCCCGGGTCCTCGATCGACCAGAACACCATCTACGGCTGGGCCGCGGGCAAGCTGCTCGAGGCCGCGATCGCGAAGGTGTCGACGAAGGCGGGTGCCGGGGAGATCACGACCGCCCTGATCCTCGACGGACTCGGCCAGATCGCCGACGAGAAGCTGGACGGCCTCGCCCCCGGCATCACGTTCGTGCGGGGCGCGCCGCCGAAGCTCAGCGACTGCTACTACAGCCTGACCATCACTGACCGCGGGTACGGCTCACCCCGCGGCAGCAAGGTCACCTGCCTCCGCGGCCTGCCGAAGGGGTTCTGA